A genomic region of Hydrogenovibrio crunogenus contains the following coding sequences:
- the nadB gene encoding L-aspartate oxidase, with translation MNATNAQETDVLVIGSGIAGLSIALKLARHYSVTLIAKASLQEGSSAYAQGGIAAVLDPFDSVESHIKDTMNAGAGLCDKKTVRMVAEKGVQSIYELIEMGVPFSKQAQSDRYHLTKEGGHSHRRVIHAADHTGKTVTETLVDLVKNTPNITMMPNHMTVDLILNSSRTRCIGCYVLDQSNNHVKTLLAHYTVLATGGASKTYLYTSNPDTSTGDGIAMAWRAGCSVTNMEFNQFHPTCLFHPKDRSFLISEAVRGEGGILKLPSGEAFMQQYDERADLAPRDIVARAIDQEMKKHGVDCVYLDISHKPTEFIIHHFPTIYARCLKVGIDITKEAIPVVPAAHYTCGGISTDLNGQTDIQNLFAIGETAYTGLHGANRLASNSLVEGLVFAETAYQSIHKAFNKQPPIQKDCIKDWDDRYVTVPKEKILISHDWDEVRRLMWDYVGIVRTDKRLKRALKRIKVLKEEINEYYRAHTLNSDLLELRNLTQVAELMVKSALRRKESRGLNYNLDYPDMKKRSRPTVLRPKKTKPT, from the coding sequence TTGAACGCAACGAACGCACAAGAAACAGATGTACTCGTCATCGGAAGCGGCATTGCAGGGTTATCAATCGCCCTTAAGTTAGCACGTCATTATTCAGTGACTTTAATTGCGAAAGCTTCATTGCAAGAAGGCAGCTCGGCTTATGCGCAAGGTGGCATTGCAGCGGTTCTGGATCCTTTTGATTCGGTTGAATCCCACATCAAAGACACAATGAATGCGGGCGCAGGTTTATGTGATAAAAAAACCGTACGCATGGTGGCTGAAAAAGGCGTTCAATCCATCTATGAATTAATTGAAATGGGCGTTCCTTTTAGTAAGCAAGCCCAGTCTGATCGTTACCACCTCACAAAAGAAGGCGGCCACAGCCATCGTCGCGTCATTCATGCAGCGGACCATACAGGAAAAACGGTTACGGAAACCTTAGTAGATCTGGTTAAAAACACACCAAATATTACAATGATGCCCAACCATATGACGGTAGATTTGATTTTAAATTCCAGCCGCACTCGTTGTATTGGTTGCTATGTTTTGGATCAATCGAACAACCATGTCAAAACCCTTTTGGCACATTACACGGTTTTAGCCACAGGGGGAGCCAGTAAAACGTATCTGTATACCAGCAACCCAGACACCTCGACAGGCGATGGTATTGCCATGGCGTGGCGTGCCGGGTGTTCTGTTACCAATATGGAATTTAACCAATTCCACCCGACTTGTTTGTTTCATCCAAAAGATCGTTCCTTCTTAATTTCAGAGGCGGTTCGAGGTGAAGGCGGTATTTTGAAACTGCCATCTGGCGAAGCCTTCATGCAACAGTACGACGAACGTGCAGACCTGGCACCTAGAGACATAGTGGCACGAGCCATTGACCAGGAAATGAAAAAACATGGTGTGGACTGCGTCTATTTAGACATTTCGCACAAACCTACGGAATTCATCATTCATCACTTTCCAACCATTTATGCTCGTTGCTTAAAAGTCGGTATTGATATTACCAAAGAAGCCATTCCAGTTGTGCCGGCGGCACATTATACCTGTGGTGGCATTTCAACCGACCTCAATGGACAAACCGACATTCAAAACTTATTCGCCATCGGTGAAACCGCTTACACTGGCTTACACGGTGCAAACCGCTTAGCCAGCAATTCGTTGGTTGAAGGGTTAGTCTTTGCTGAAACCGCCTATCAATCGATTCATAAAGCATTTAACAAGCAACCCCCTATTCAAAAAGACTGCATCAAAGATTGGGATGATCGATACGTCACCGTTCCGAAAGAAAAAATTCTAATCAGTCACGATTGGGACGAAGTTCGCCGATTGATGTGGGATTATGTTGGTATCGTCAGAACCGACAAACGCCTCAAACGCGCTCTAAAACGTATCAAGGTCTTGAAAGAAGAAATCAACGAGTACTATCGAGCACATACCCTGAACTCAGACTTACTTGAACTCAGAAATCTCACCCAAGTAGCCGAACTAATGGTTAAAAGCGCACTGCGCCGTAAAGAAAGCCGCGGACTCAACTACAACCTCGACTACCCTGATATGAAAAAACGCAGTCGACCGACGGTACTGAGGCCTAAAAAAACAAAACCCACTTAA
- a CDS encoding SoxR reducing system RseC family protein, with product MKGRNLLQTEAEAESVSELGELLAQGTVEKVKDGMAYVSTQRETGCSGCQTQKSCGTSVLAQLFSPKATAPIQVINTLGAREGDKVILSMDESQLIKHSLMGYGLPLLGLFIGAILFKVAIAFLFEVSSQDGVAIVGGVIGLLLGWGITKKYYRPQLPVLKQIVQSS from the coding sequence ATGAAAGGTCGGAACTTGTTACAAACTGAGGCGGAGGCGGAATCTGTTTCCGAACTCGGTGAATTGCTTGCTCAGGGCACAGTAGAAAAAGTTAAGGATGGCATGGCTTATGTTTCAACACAACGTGAAACAGGCTGTAGCGGGTGTCAGACGCAAAAAAGTTGCGGTACCTCGGTACTGGCACAATTGTTTTCGCCTAAAGCGACAGCGCCAATCCAGGTCATTAATACATTAGGAGCGAGAGAAGGTGATAAAGTTATTCTCTCAATGGATGAGTCACAGTTAATTAAACATTCTTTAATGGGATATGGCTTACCATTATTAGGACTTTTTATTGGTGCAATCTTGTTCAAAGTTGCCATCGCTTTTTTATTTGAAGTATCGTCGCAAGATGGTGTTGCGATTGTCGGTGGTGTTATAGGGTTGCTCCTTGGGTGGGGAATCACAAAAAAATATTATCGGCCCCAGTTACCTGTTTTAAAACAAATAGTTCAATCTTCGTAA
- a CDS encoding chemotaxis protein CheW translates to MSEQNKEFLTFKLRKEEFAIAIDRVQEIRGWQEPNPLPNVPAFVKGVIDIRGTIVPILDLRERFKMAAEFSATTVVIVVNIATSQGERIVGLVVDAVSDVHQFDMNALQSPPDISNSIDSQYIQGLTTIKDPEAADKDKEDTKEIAMSKSSKGRMVIVIDIDKLASEGLIEQVANADESIPLRNG, encoded by the coding sequence GTGTCGGAACAAAATAAAGAGTTTTTAACGTTTAAACTGAGGAAAGAAGAGTTTGCCATCGCGATTGATCGTGTGCAAGAAATCCGCGGTTGGCAGGAGCCGAACCCGCTTCCGAATGTTCCGGCTTTTGTCAAAGGGGTGATTGATATCCGTGGAACGATTGTACCGATTTTAGATTTACGTGAGCGGTTTAAGATGGCTGCGGAATTCAGTGCAACCACTGTGGTCATTGTGGTGAATATCGCTACCAGTCAAGGTGAAAGAATTGTTGGGCTGGTCGTGGATGCCGTTTCTGACGTACACCAGTTTGATATGAATGCCTTGCAGTCGCCGCCTGATATTTCAAACTCGATTGACAGTCAATATATCCAAGGGTTAACCACCATTAAAGACCCAGAAGCAGCAGATAAAGACAAAGAAGACACTAAAGAGATTGCGATGTCGAAGAGTTCTAAGGGACGCATGGTCATTGTGATTGATATAGATAAGTTGGCGTCTGAAGGTTTAATTGAGCAAGTCGCAAATGCGGATGAGTCCATTCCGTTGCGCAATGGCTAA